A portion of the Phycodurus eques isolate BA_2022a chromosome 3, UOR_Pequ_1.1, whole genome shotgun sequence genome contains these proteins:
- the LOC133400219 gene encoding zinc finger protein 41 homolog, whose amino-acid sequence MLKDLVRERLIAAADEIYVLFERTIASYEEQLYRAREENERQRQQLEAVCKTQMLLRVEDVQQLIARQQALSPQPYGGTSSSDQQQPLHFKEEEEEADVSKLPPTVISVKSEDDEGEPPESTQLHRSPSEDYCGGPPANNLLAPLSDNDAEMLPDSETDCEGDDKQLKRSEEKTTPGKKKTLQLRKRFSCAFCGKSFAKNQHMIRHMRTHTGEKPFRCAVCGKTFARKEHVESHMITHTGEKPVGCSLCGKRFSHKSYMRTHMRTHTGEKPFSCSVCGESYSHRSSLTAHMRGHNIERIMVLQ is encoded by the exons atgttgaaagacTTGGTAAGGGAGCGACTCATTGCGGCGGCCGACGAAATCTACGTGCTCTTTGAACGAACGATAGCGTCGTACGAGGAGCAACTTTATCGGGCGAGAGAGGAGAACGAacgacaaagacaacaactggaAGCTGTTTGCAAGACTCAAATGTTGCTCCGCGTCGAAG ACGTCCAGCAGCTGATTGCTCGTCAACAAGCACTTTCCCCTCAGCCATACGGCGGGACCTCCAGTTCGGACCAGCAGCAGCCCCTCCACtttaaggaggaagaggaagaggctgATGTTAGCAAGTTGCCACCAACTGTCATCTCTGTGAAGAGTGAAGACGATGAAGGCGAACCACCTGAATCGACACAGCTTCATCGCAGTCCAAGTGAAGATTACTGTGGAGGACCACCCGCAAACAACCTCTTGGCGCCACTGTCAGACAACGATGCTGAAATGCTCCCCGACAGCGAGACAGACTGTGAAGGTGACGACAAACAGTTGAAACGCTCTGAAGAGAAGACAACCCCTGGCAAAAAGAAAACTTTACAATTGCGTAAACGTTTTAGCTGTGCATTTTGTGGTAAGAGTTTTGCTAAAAATCAACATATGATTAGAcatatgagaacacacacaggtgaaAAACCTTTTCGTTGCGCTGTTTGCGGGAAAACATTTGCTCGAAAAGAACATGTGGAATCACACATGATaacgcacacgggagaaaaacctgTTGGTTGCTCATtgtgtggtaaaagattctctcatAAGTCGTATATGAGaacacacatgagaacacacacgggagaaaaaccctttagttgctcagtttgtggcgaAAGCTATTCTCATAGGTCCAGTTTGACTGCACACATGCGGGGACACAACATTGAGAGAATCATGGTTTTACAGTAA